The sequence GACTCTTTATTATGAGTTAATACAAGTGAAACAATTCCTGGTTATTATAATGAAGTTCACCACTGTAACTTCAGAGCATAGAGTACTtaactgtgtgtgcatgctaagtcacttcagttgtgtctgactcttcccaacccagggatcgaacccacgtctcttacgtttcctggatctgcaggcaggttcttcaccactagtaccacctgggaagcccccattcttaattgaaaaagaagtgttaattgctcagtcttgtcctactctttgtgaccccatggactgtagcccaccaggctccctctgtccatgggatttcccaggccggaatattggagttggtagccattccaggagatcttcccatcccagggatcaaacccatgtctcttacatctcctgcattggcaggcagattctttaccgttagtgccacctgggaaccccatacTTAACCATAGTAGCCACTAAATAAAAAGTTCTTTAAGGCAGGTTGAATGTTATCAAATAAATGTTGAATGTCAAAAGCATGGAATGACATATACCAAATATATCACTTTTGTTATCTTTTCAATTAAAACTTATGAATGAGTTAACaaataattgtattatttattcaaagataaaataattaaaattataagaagaccataaaagataatattttcataatgtcagagtgaaaagtgaaagtgaagttgctcagtagtgtccaactctttgcgaccccctggactggggcctaccaggcttctctgtccatgggattttcccggcaagggtactggagtggggtgccattcccttctccaggggctcttcccaacccaggaattgaacccaggtctcccccattgcaggcagatgctttaccctctgagccaccagggaagccccagtgtcaGAGTAGGGAACATGAAAGGTTTTCCCTACATCCCTGTCAGCCATTCAGTTGCCCTCTCAATGGCCATCTTATTTCTAGTTCTGCATCTTCCATGGATGTTCTAAATCTATGCATTcaaatttgtgtttgtgtgtttatagatagatagatgatacctatattttttttctccttgtccaAGTTGATAGCCAGGATTGACTCTAGGATTTAGCAACCACATAATCATAGAAGTCTGTTATAATGGATTTCCAAGCTTTGTGTCAGCCCTGTCCCACTGCCCCAGGGTCCTTAAAACTGAAATTTcattatggaatttaaaaagtcgtctctctctgtctctcttctctcctttcagtATGCACAAATTTTAAGAGAAAGACTGAGAGACTCAGTCCATGATGTTCAGTATGTAGAGCCTCCATTTGATGACTCAATTGCTGATCTAGGTAAAGAATGGAAGAGTGCCCTGGCAAAACTAAAGTTTGCTAATTCATATAGAATGGAGCCATTGAAAAAATTCCAGGCTCATTCAGTAGAAACAAAAGTCCAGCAGATACTAAAGGTAGGTTGATAGGTATATATGATACCAATATCTTAATTTTGGGGATGTGATAAACCATATTAAGATTTATGGCATTATAATTACCCTGACTGATCTTTTTGTAGCATTTATCTCTGAAAATACTTTGTAGTCATACTGAATAATCTTCATGTTGATGCTATGATTAAAACTAAATCACAAAGAATTTTTTGGTATTTCATTTAATGCTTAATTATCCATAAATTACTTATCCTGCAGGTTCCATGTTTCTCCCATATTTGAAGGaatgagtaaaaaataaaacccatattGAATATGTGTGAAAAACTGATTTCATGACTACACTAAACATCCTAAGAACAGGCCATCCCCAACTTATGTGTGgattttcttcttcattaaaCAAGCTGGAATCTGAAGTTCATTCAAGACAGTTGTTTGAAACTCAGACACATGTTTTCAGGCTAGTCCAACAAAGCTTCTTCAATTTTACAGTTAATACTGTAATACCAATATTAATTATACTAGTGTTTGTGTCTGAAGGCTACATTGTTCAGATGGAAAGAATCCCCTTCACCATCTTCCCTAATAAAGGGCCAAATTAAAAACTTGCAAATCATAGACTGTTTCTTCAAGGGGCCACCTTTCTGAATCCCCTTTTCACTTTTGGGCGTCAGGCAGCCAGGAGATTTCTGGCCACCAGGTTCCGTCTGTGGGACTCCACCCTGCCTCATCCCCTCCAGGAGTACTCCTTCTTTTAATATTGCCTCCCCCACCTCAAATCTGCAAGATGCATTCCTTCAGCAACAGCTGATGTAAGCTGGCTACTGGGAAGAAAGCGTACGTTTAActtcttttgtataatttttgctgtgtgcttagttgcttagtcatgtccaactgtttgcgaccccatggatgacagctcgccaggctcctctgtccgtgggattctccaggcgagaatattgcagtgggttgccatttccttgattTACATCCCTTTAATTGTATCAGAGTTAATTCTTAAATGAATATGTTAATACAGAAGAATATTTAGGAAACCCATTTCCCCTACCTCCCTCCACCACCATCAACATAGATACATTTCTAAACTGAAGTAATAATTACCAGATAATATTCAGAAACTATATTATGGCTCATAACTTGGAAATAAATTCAactcaatataataaaataattattaacccTAATAGCGATTGCCTAATAGCAAGCATTTTGATGtgtctctcacttggccctacgACATTGACTGAGTTCAAGTTCATTGGGTATAGCAGAATTTCAAGGTGTATTTACATGTGATCATTTATAGAATTGCATTGAGCATAAGGGGCTTGGAACAGTTTATTGGATATGTAGGGGGAAGGcaggggtcactaagagtctggggattttcctttgtatttaggGAACATTATCACCATTCTAGACACAGAAATAATATATACTGCTGGAGCTTGTAGGTATCTTCCTATAGTAACTAGTCATTAATTCTTAAAATGGAACATGTATGTATTAATGGATAAAGCCTGGGATCTCTTAGGCAGATTCAGAAGAGAGAATGGATGTTGCTAAGTGTACAAAAAATTGAGCTAAATGCCTGAGGGAACTAAATGCTTCTAGACCCAGTTCAGATCCAAAAGCCTTCTAGACGGGAGGCACAACCAAAAAATGGGTAATGTATTTGGTTTTATCCTGTAAAATTGGCAGGTAGGTATCCATTTGTTATCATTAGAACCTAGAACATTGGTTAGTTTGTCATTGATCTGAGTCAGTTAATCAAAGGCAGGTGCCACCTGCTCGCCAGCTGGTCCAGGTCTGCTTATGGTCTGTAGAAAAATGCAGTGTTTCATGGTCCACATCTGTCTACCCACTCCCAGCTACCTATTAGTTTAGTGACAAACACGATGAGCAGTCTTTGACTTCCATATTGCTCTTCTGGAGGTAAAAGCGGTAGAGTGAGAAGCTACAGGGGCAGTATTGGAAAGACGTGGCCTTTAACTGAAGGAGACAAGAAGACAGGAATAGGGACTCCcgtggaggtccagtggctaagactccgtgctcccagtgcagggggtgtgagttcagttcctgatcagggagctaagattccacaggccgagtggcaaaaaaaaaaatcttgcttctCCCTAATAAATGGCAGAGTAATCTAGCAAAGGAAAACTTAAGCTTAAGGATTGCTAATGAAGAGCAattgaacataattttaaaaccaaatcaaattgttttcaaaattgtTATTGAAATAAGTTGGTAAGCATATCAACCATTTAATATCATTTGGTTAGAGATATGTGTATGTTTCCAAAAGCTGCATATAttaattagtaataataataataatgaccaataattaaatattaattttctacttcaatttttatttaaaatttgaaaattaaaatatctttcttaatttttttaaaggaaagtctTCAAGATGTCAAATATGACGACAAAGTCTTTTCTCATTTGTCACTTGAATTAGCAGACCGCATATTGTCATCGGTCAAAGAATTTGGGTACCACCGTTATAAGTTCATTATAAAAGTATTATTTATTCAAAAGACGGGTCAGGCAATCAATGTAAGTACCTCCACGTGGGAGCATGGCGGGAGGACTTGGCCCCAGGGAAGGCTGCCGCCCACAGGGCAGTCGCCAGGCTTGCAGGGAGGAGagaattctatcacatccacCTGCACACTCAGGGAATGGGGAGCTTCCAGGTGGACAAGTGGCTCCTTGGGATGGTCTGGAGAAGGGGAGGTTATCCTCTGATGCCTGAACAAGAAGAAGGAACCAGCTGTGCTAAAGATCAGGGAGAAAGTCCCAGCAGAGAAAACATGGAGCGCAAAGACATGGGCTTGGCTGGTACCCAGAGAGATGGGTGTATTTAGGCAGCCCCATCCCAGAAGTGAGCAGCTTAGGACACAATAAGCAAGTCATGTGCTTGCTTATTGTCTTGTGGGTCAGCTCAGTCTGGATGGGCTGGGTGGACTTTCTTCTGGCCTCACTGGTACACTTTCAGCCATCTGGTGATTCAGCTGACCCAGAGGTCCCAGGCAGCCTTGCTCACAGTTGTGACCGTTGGTTCTGCTGCACAGACGCTATTGTCCTCCAGAGGAGGAATGGTGTCCTTACATGGGGCTCCTCGAAGCATTCCAGAGGTGAAAGCAGAAGACTTCCTAAGGCCTCTCTTGGAAGCTGCACAGTGTCACATTATTTTGCTCAGGGCAAATCCCAAGGTCAGTTCATATTCATGGGGTGGAAAAGCAGACTCAACCTCCTGATGGGAGAAGCTCACCACAGAAAGCTCAGATTTTGTGTGGCTTTGTACATGAAGCAAAGGAGTTAGGATTTCTCTAACAGCCTGCTTATAGGATCAGTACCATTTCTTCATTTCAAGACAAGACCCTAACAAGCTTTTAGTTGAAAATTTGCGGGTAGGAAGGATAATGCCTTACTCTGGACTGTGACAGCACAGTTAGTCTTGCTTGCAGAACTCCTAGACCCGAGTTACAGAGTCCCTCCCATTCTGCCCCGGGACTCACTGCTAAGGTCGGTCTCTGTGTTAGACAACTTACCCTCTGCAGTAAAGAGAAGATGGGTCCAGGAAGCATCTCTATTAAGTCTTTTCAGCAAAGGGAAAATTGgacaaattacttttaaaataaaacttcctAAGATAGTGATGCAACTTCTGAAAAAACCAAACTTgtatagattaaaaaattattttttaacatgtttgATCTAAAGTGGGCCTTCTGAACATTTCTGTCCTAGATTGCCAGCAGATGGATCTGGGATGTGGCGTGGGACAGCTGGGTTTCCGCGAAACATGAAACTGAAACGTTCGTGGCGTTGGTCTTAGTGTTTGCGCTTTACTGTGAATAGCTTGTTCCATGGACCAGAGTGTTTACTGctaaacttttctaaaatacatgaaaatttatAGACTTGTGAACTTCAGAGTAGTTTTGATTAACTATATTCTTATATCTCCAATTGAAGCTTcttaattatattcttttaacAACAAACAAgtaaaagctgaatttttgccttTATACTTAGTTATATTTGTTAACATTGTATTTCCCCAAAGTATAAGAAGTGTATGTATATGCCTTTTTCATATACATGAATGTTTATGGTGGATTTATGGAGACATTATCattcttgttttgttgttgtgcagtcactcagtcatgtctgactctgcaaccccctggactacaacacaccaggcttcctgtctcttcactctctcctggagtttgctcaggctcatATCATGAGTCGGTCATGCCACCCCACTGTCACATCCTCTATTGTCCCGTTCTGCCTTCATTCTTGTTagatttaagaaaattagaatttGCTGTGGGAAATTAGGACACAACCTTGTAAAATGTCAAATTAACTGAATGTTACAATAGATTTTGGAAAACTTCCAAAGGAAGATATATTTTGTATGCTATCTTAATATACTGCATGcatcctttttaaagaaattaccaAGTTTGAAAGAAAGATGTTGAGATGTTTAATACTTCCCTAAGTACTACGTCTCCCTCCAAGCAAAACACTTGCAAGTGTGCAGTTTGTTAGTCTGTTCTCAGGCTATTTTTAGTTGCAAGAACCAAAAAATGTAACACAATCATCTTTAAAAAGCGAAATTGTATTTCCCAGGCCTTTGATCAAGGATCCAGGTTCTTTttgtcttcctcctctccccttggACATCCATGCGCAGTTGTTTaccttcggttcagttcagtcgctcagtcgtgtccgactctttgcaacccccatgaactgcagcacgccatgtctccctgtccatcaccatctcccagagtccacccaaacccatatctgttgtgctggtgatgccatccagccatctcatcctgtattttccccttctcctcctgccctcaatctttcccagcatcagggtcttattcagatgagtcagctctccgcatcaggtggtcaaagtattggagtttcagcttcaacatcagtccttccaatgaacacccaggactgatctgctttaggatggactggttggatctccttgcagtccaagggactctcaagagtcttttccaacaccacagttcaaaagcatcagttcttcagtgctcagcttcctttttaCCTTGATAGAATTTAATCGCCTTCCCATGGCTCAGTCATATGACTCACTCCTGGGGTGCGACTGGAGCTCACCCCCCCTGAAGCACATGGCCACGTGCAGAGTGGACACCACTGTCAGTGGGAGTTCCTCTAGAAAGAAGCAGGGGGTGGGCTTCGGGGAGGCAGCCAGTAATGTCTGTGATAATTCATTCTGTTTTCACAGTGATAATCAGAACTTGAAAATCCATGtcaacctccaactaataaataaataaaaaaaaaaagaaaatccatgtcAAATTTAATGGACAGTAAAAATACAGGTTATTTGAATAATGTATaaacaggaaaacagaaagatgagagttttcttttcacttgtGTGTTATAACTTTGGCCACAGAGAAATCAGTACTAACAAACCTAAGAAGGAGCTCATGTTagtcagtgttctttcctggtgAGCTTATTAGGGAACACATGCTTCCTGGTATCGAGCCAACCACTTATAAATGTGATTTTGTAAAGTGAGAATTATACCTTTCTCTGAGGGTTAGTTTGTGAATTGAGTGAGGGAATATACAGTCAGGCTCTTGGGCCCAGCACTTAGCATAACCCTGGAGGGTACCAAGTCTTGAGATGTTTCCTGTTAGCATTTGGTTTGACAGTTCAGATGGCCTTCAACTCTGCTTCCTCTTGCCCTTCCCTCAACCCCATTCGTACTTAATTGTTAAATTCTGtggattctgtttctctgaagtgaTTCAGATCAttcctctccccccccccccccccccgccccgactGTGACATCTCTTGCCTGGGTCTTCACTTCTCTCACATTTCAGTAGTCCCTTCCTTTTATTCATTCGTGTGTTGATTGTTCTGTTCAACATGTCACTGgtctgccatgtgccaggcactgggtgaAATGCATAGTGTGAGCAGTGAACATAATGGACAGGGCCCTTGCCTCCCCTGCGTGTTTATTGTACCGGGACGCTAGTATTAAATAAGTGTACCTCTGTAAATCGAGGCAGTGCTTCTAAGGATGAACCAGGGAGGAGATCCAATGACCTCTCGTTGCTGCCAGTCTCGTCTCCATCTGTAAGACTGAAGAGGTAACCGTGGTGGAAGCATGACTTTGGTTATGTCACTCCCTGTCTCAGAACCCCTGTCATTCTTGGAGTGAATACGAACTCTTAAGTTCTAGAGTCTCCAGAATATAAAATTCTCCATTTCTCAGGATTTAGTGGATTCCAGGTGCATCATAAACACCTCTAATCCTAGCAACACTGCCAACCCACGTCTCACTTCTAATCCCACCTGCATTAGACACGCTCCTTTGTGTGCTCCTGAGATCGTGCATGCATTCCTGTCTCCCTCGCACCACAGACTCCTTCCCTTGCCCCCTCCTCAGAGCTGTGTCTGTACCAAGAAAACCGCTGCCCTGCGGTCAAAACTCTGCCCACTCCACCCATGGAAGTGTGAAGTAACTGAAGCCACCAAAGCAGCATGCCATACATTGAAAACCATAACTTCTGGGCCACTTTCCTTCTGCCATTAAGGAACCGTAAGGATCAACCACGTCAAATGGCATGTATGTGTTTCCTTTAGTCCCTGCGGAACTCTGGACACCCACTCGTCCGAGTCCCTGCTTCTCAAAACTTTATAGCCAGTTATTGACCTTCATTTACATGGTTCCTCTATTctcccagcctctgctccagaTGAGTTTTGAGTTTCTCTCCTTAAAACAGTGACCTGACTTCTCCCTGAGGAGGAGTCTCACTGCAACCCTCTCAAGTAAAAGCTGGTGTTTCTCTCATCCATAATGCCTCATTCCTCAGAGCCAGGAGGTAGGGCAGGCAACCCCCGACTGTGAAAAGCTCCAGCTCCTGCAGATCCACGCCatctggatatatgtataatttgtcACCTCTGTGTGTGATTGTTGCCTGCGAGTCCCCTGGGGTGTTCCTTCTCATTACTTGAAAACCTGAGCTGCTGGATCACAAGCTTCATCTCCACTCAACTCCTGCCATCGTTCTTTGTGACTTCAGTATCCACAGAGATAATCATCCAGTATGGCAGTTCTCACTTTGCACGTTTTTTACTACAGTGTAGTTAAATTACACCAGTCCCCGAATAGCATGGTTCATCTCTCACTGACCACGGTGGATTGCCCGTGAGGAACTGCATGAAGTACAAATTCCTCATCCAGCTCTGCAGTCCCCAAGTCATTATGTAAACAGCAGATGGGCGTCACGAGCTTTCTGTCGAAGCCCTTTAGTCACTGATCACTGCACTTCTCTTCTTCAGCGCTTCCGGTCACAAGACAGCAAAGCATGTACTCATGTTACCTGCTTGCCTCCCTGTGATGAACCCGTGTGATGTTTTACAAAAATGGACAGCCTAAAGAGGAAATTGGCCAAAAAGGTGAAAGTGCAGCAAAGAAGTGATGATGCTAGAAATGAAATTGGCTAGGAAACTTGAAAATGACAACAGCAAAATCAAGATAAGATGAGACCTCAGCCTGCCTGGAAGGAGGAACTGTGGGGAGAGAGTCCAGGAAGCAGGAAAAACGAAGTAAAGTTGTGTGGACATCTTTCAGTTTGAGTTGCTTTTGGAACAGAAAGCTGTTTTTGGTTGAGAAAGACTGTCTTCTACTTTGGATACAGTATCTTCTGTTCCACATCAGCAGATTCGGCCAACCGCAGGAGGCAAGGTAGTGTAGGATGTATTTAATGAGAAAATCTGTGTAAGTGGACCTGCACAGGGCACGTGTcaactgtaataataataataaaaatctcaaTCAGTTAGACTAGCATTCAGGCCAAAATGTCAAAGTTAGTTACTATGTTAAAAGGAAACTGTAATTACAAAGAGACAGAAATGCAAACTTTTCTGCCAGTGAAGACTGGTTCCATCATTTTAGACAACTACAAGAACTGATTCACACTGAGctagctggtggctcagtgctgtgAAATATGCACCCAGATTTCGTTGGTCAGTTACAGCAACTGATCATGACAAAAAGATGAAGATGTTGAGAGGAAGTGAGACTGATTTAAAACTTCATGTTGAAGAAACTCTCGGAGATAATTTACAACActgaaaatacaaaagataaaatgttGGAAGCCAATCCAAACTTCAAAATAAGTATGAAAATTTATCAAGGCATAGAAAAAGGCATAGAAAAAGGCAAGCACAATTTAAATTTCTCTTGgcaaagttattaaaaagaaaatagtaattctgatgttgaagctgaaactccaatactttggcaacctgataagaactgactcactggaaaagaccctgatgctgggaaagattgagggcaggaggagaaggggatgacagaggatgagatggttggatggcattactgactcaatggacatgggtttgggtggactccgggagttggtgatggacagggaggcctggcgtgctgcggttcatggggttgcaaagagtcagacaggactgagcacctgGACTGAACTGAGTGTCTCTCATGTTTCAAATTATAGTGTACTAAATAAATACTACTTTTGCAATGAAAAttctatatacatgtataactggcAATAAGGGAGTTTTCAATGTTTTAACAAAAAGTTTTTACAGTCATAGAAGAACTGTACTTTTTAATAAGATCACTTTGCATGATTTCTGCttcatggtcttttttttttttttttttttttaatcaccctgTGCTATTGTGCAACTAGGGCTTCTGTACTCCAGGTTCCCAGTTCTTTGACCAACTCAAACTCAAGGACCTTTTCATCGAGCACATGCTGGTCATCTGCTCCGTGGTTCATGCTTGTTATTATCAAAGCCAGTtccgttgctaagtcgtgtctgactttttgcaaccctgtggactgcagggcaccaggctcgcctgtcctccaccatctcctggagtttgcgcagtcatgtccattgaatcggtgatgctatgtaaccatctcatcttctgtggcccacttctcctcctgtcctcaatcttttccagcatcagggtcttttccagtgagttggttctttgaatcaggtgaccaaagtattggagcttcagcttcagcatcagtcagttcagttcaatcacttagttgtgtccgactccttgcaaccccatggactgcagcatgccaggcctccctgtccatcaccaactcctacagcttgctcaagctcatgtccattgagtccgtgatgccatccaaccatctcatcctctgtcatccccttctcctcctgccttcaatcttttctagcatcagggtcttttccagtgagtcagttctttgcatcaggtggccaaagtcttgggagcctcaacttcagcatcagtccttccattgaatattcaggactgatttcctttaggattgacttattcgatctccttgctgtccaagaatcttctccaacaccacagttcaaaagcatcaattcttcggcgctcagctttctttatagtccaactctcacatccatacatgaccactggaaaaaccatagctttgactagagaaaACTttttcggcaaagtgatgtctatgctttaggtttgtctgtttttcttccaaggagtaatcatcttttaattccTTCCTTAATCAACTTCAGTTTAGCTTCTGACACTGCCACACCATTAAAATAGCTTGCAGCAAATAATATGGTTAGTTATTACCAAATTTCTAAATACAATGGACATTTTTCGGTCTTTATCTTACTCAGGTTCTCAAATGACATGTTGATCAATACTCTCAGTTTACAGTACTTgatagttttcttcctttttctctattttcaccAATATCTCAGGAATTCTTGACTTGAGCTTTTTTCTCACCTATAACTACATATTCTAATGGTTTTATAcagttttattgctttttctcttcaGCACTCTATTGCCAGTGCCTAACTCAGGATCTAACAATAAATAGTAAGGTAGTATTTGATGAATACATGATTCCTTATATTTCTATCACCTAACATAGTTCCTAGTTGGTTTCCATAAAACCTTTGTGAAATAAATCAATGGACATTATTATTCTAATCCTGCAAATGAGGAACTGGAGGGTCAGAAAGATTAGTTTATCCATGATCACATAGCTAATAAGTGGCACAGCTGGTATCACACCAAAGTCttaactccaaatctttgttctCACCTTTATATCAACAGCCTTCCTGCATATTTCACTCCTAACTCTGAGACTCTGCCTTCACTTACCCGATCCTCACGCCAGACTGGAATGAGTGTCATACTTGAATATCCCTCCTACTTTCCCACTTCTCCGTCTTTTTTGGGTTTGAACCCATATATATACTTCTAGTTGTACATttgaggctcagtggtaaagaattctcctgcaatgcaggatactcagGTTTggtctctggcttgggaagatgccctcgagaaggaaagggcaacccactccagtactcttgcctggaaaaatcccatggacagaggagcctggcggctgcagtccatgacgtcacaaagggttggacacaatttagcaactgaacaggtACATTTACCAGTAGTTCTATCAGTATCTCAAGTTACTTTTCAAATTCTATCTCAAgcttaaaatcttaatttttctggTTGCAAGTAAATTTTCACCCATCTGTGAATGAAAATTATTGCCCAgaatatcagtaaacaaaggatgttgcagccatCAGGCCATCATGTTACAGCCATAGGATGACGACGATAAGCCCTGAAGGGAGCTCAGGAAGGAGGCAGGACGCCTGGCTATCCAGAGGCCAGGCGCTGCAgccaccactccccacccctcagTGCAGCCTGAAGAATCTCAGGGTGGGAAAACGGGATCCTGGCCCCAGTAGCCGAtgtgcacatcaaaggaatgGTTTCAGTGAGTCCAGGTTCTTGGATCTTCTCACGCTGAGAAAAGCACTAGATTCCTTAGCTTGAgatgtctgattttctttaactAACAGTAATCTTCTGATGTTCTAACTAGGTCTTTATTGCAAAAACCCCTATATATCCTGGTTCCCCACCTTGCT is a genomic window of Muntiacus reevesi chromosome 3, mMunRee1.1, whole genome shotgun sequence containing:
- the DYNLT2 gene encoding dynein light chain Tctex-type protein 2, with translation MEKRGRGAKAPSVSAPQQPPVTPRRERRPSMFEKEAYAQILRERLRDSVHDVQYVEPPFDDSIADLGKEWKSALAKLKFANSYRMEPLKKFQAHSVETKVQQILKESLQDVKYDDKVFSHLSLELADRILSSVKEFGYHRYKFIIKVLFIQKTGQAINIASRWIWDVAWDSWVSAKHETETFVALVLVFALYCE